The genomic DNA CTAATGTCTAAGGAAATCTAATGTGATAAAACAATTGAACAAAGTAGAAAAACACTTACCTACGAAGACTTTCGAAAGAGCCGATTTTGAGCTAGAGTACGTCATTCTAGCTTTGATTTGTGCATTGTCAGGACACCTGatgggaaaataaaaaaaatcatccattTGTCCGACACAGGCCGTTTactttaacaacaacaacaacaacaacatgcatCCTCAAATTAAGATTACCTCTTAAATACATGTAAGGATATACCAAGATTATATTGCCAGTCCTTCTCTACAGTCTGTGGTCAGTTAAGGATGCaggtgaaaaaaatataaaaaaataagtaattatGTTTTAAGTCCAATACAATGACCTACCACGTCATAAAGACCAGTTCCTCTTTTTTTGATTCCTGGTTTACAAAGTGGCAGTCATACAGATAGTAGCGGCACTCGTTTTCAGGCAGCAGACTCATGACGAACTTGAAGAAATCATCAATGCCGTCCAGATCTTTTGCCCGGTAAAGTTTCTCCACTTGAATGTCGCCATCGATTTTTAAGATCACAAGTCTTATACGTTCCTTCTCGTCAGCATCAGTTTTCACTACTTTCATAAGATTGTAGATGTCCTTCACTTCGTCAGCGACTTTGACTCCAGACGTCTGTTTtgagaaaacacaaaacattacgTCATtattttgtacaaaaaaaaaaaatatttgaaaccTGTTGTCGCATTCAAAATGTCTAATGTTCCACACATTTTAAGTTACACAATGCCTTTAAAGAGAAATCATAAGGGcaacacagattaaaaaaatttgattttgtattttgaatgaCAATAAATGTAAACCAAAATGTCTTAAAAGTCAATGCAAATGAATGAGTTGCATTCAAATAAAGTGACAAAgcagtttttttaatcttaGGATTTAATAAGTTCATCACCAAGTCTAATT from Sander lucioperca isolate FBNREF2018 chromosome 15, SLUC_FBN_1.2, whole genome shotgun sequence includes the following:
- the cfl1l gene encoding non-muscle cofilin 1-like; its protein translation is MTSGVKVADEVKDIYNLMKVVKTDADEKERIRLVILKIDGDIQVEKLYRAKDLDGIDDFFKFVMSLLPENECRYYLYDCHFVNQESKKEELVFMTWCPDNAQIKARMTYSSSKSALSKVFVGIKHDMQLNDPAENNRECFAEKLEKGGKKVQSLEGVPLRG